Proteins co-encoded in one Kutzneria chonburiensis genomic window:
- a CDS encoding WD40/YVTN/BNR-like repeat-containing protein has translation MLRLAAAVALVATMVVPSAHPMDDDDDGGPAAPADYSYVQKTVPGQTLPRHAYDIAAAQAGRLPKVGGTWQSLGPTNIGGRVVGIAMDPTTTDALYAASASGGLWRSTDAGRTFTAAWPQDATQAMGAVATAPDGTVFVGTGEPNPGGGSVTYEGTGVYRSTDHGATWRPVGLPDSGTIGAIAIDPANPQRILVAANGSLYTAGGDRGVYLSSDGGNSWHRVLDVPNTFTGAVDVQFDPADPHRVYAALWDHRRQPDQRVYGGVGSGLYRSTDSGATWQQLGGGLPATGPDVGRYGFGISASQPGRVYAIVGTAAGAYGSAYTSADAGTTWMRLPDDPELVDSQSSYSWWFGKVWVDPRDANHVQLAGVPLLTSHDAGKTWTPNDSVHSDQHVIVWDPRHPKRVYLGNDGGVYRSDSNGDSGWTHAVSEPFTQLYSVAITAADTSRISGGAQDNGSLRSWGGTRFNEYFGGDGQENLINPANDNIVFACLQYGACARSTNGGTSMTEFTTTADRRNWFTPVQFDPTNPKVMYYGGNRLNRSTDGGVTWTAISPDLTGGPGKDDYPFGTITTVAAAGDQHTVWVGTDDGRVWVTHDLGTTWTNVLTGQPWVTRVVVDPQNPDSAYVTLSGYRSGSRQPHVLHTSDNGSHWTDLSGNLPQAPVNTLVIGAGGLLYAGTDQGVFVGTAGSAQWARLGQNLPLVPVDDIAYDPSHHRLVIATFGRGFYSLTVA, from the coding sequence ATGCTTCGGTTAGCAGCGGCCGTCGCGCTCGTCGCCACGATGGTCGTGCCCTCGGCCCATCCCATGGACGACGACGATGACGGCGGCCCGGCGGCCCCGGCGGACTACAGCTACGTGCAGAAAACGGTGCCGGGCCAGACCCTTCCCCGGCACGCCTACGACATCGCCGCAGCTCAGGCCGGCCGCCTGCCGAAGGTTGGCGGCACCTGGCAGTCGCTCGGCCCGACGAACATCGGCGGCCGTGTGGTCGGCATCGCCATGGACCCGACGACCACCGACGCGCTGTATGCGGCGTCAGCCAGCGGCGGCCTCTGGCGGTCGACGGACGCGGGCCGGACCTTCACCGCCGCCTGGCCGCAGGATGCGACGCAGGCGATGGGGGCCGTCGCGACGGCCCCCGACGGCACGGTCTTCGTCGGTACCGGCGAACCCAATCCGGGCGGCGGCAGCGTCACCTACGAGGGCACCGGCGTCTACCGCTCCACCGATCACGGCGCGACCTGGCGGCCGGTCGGCCTGCCCGACTCCGGCACCATCGGCGCGATCGCCATCGACCCGGCCAACCCGCAGCGGATCCTGGTCGCGGCCAACGGATCGCTGTACACGGCCGGCGGGGATCGCGGCGTCTACCTCAGTTCCGACGGCGGCAACTCCTGGCACAGGGTGCTCGACGTGCCCAACACGTTCACCGGGGCGGTCGACGTCCAGTTCGATCCGGCCGACCCGCACCGTGTCTACGCCGCGCTCTGGGATCACCGACGCCAGCCCGACCAGCGGGTCTACGGCGGTGTCGGTTCCGGCCTGTACCGCTCGACCGACAGCGGGGCCACGTGGCAGCAGCTTGGTGGCGGGCTGCCGGCCACCGGACCCGACGTCGGCCGGTACGGCTTCGGCATCTCCGCGTCCCAGCCGGGACGGGTGTACGCCATCGTCGGCACGGCCGCCGGCGCCTACGGCAGCGCCTACACCTCGGCCGACGCCGGCACCACCTGGATGCGTCTGCCCGACGACCCCGAGCTCGTCGACTCGCAGTCCAGCTACAGCTGGTGGTTCGGCAAGGTCTGGGTGGATCCGCGCGACGCCAACCACGTCCAGCTGGCCGGCGTGCCCCTGCTGACTTCGCACGACGCCGGCAAGACCTGGACTCCCAACGACTCCGTGCACTCCGACCAGCACGTCATCGTCTGGGATCCGCGCCATCCCAAGCGCGTGTACCTCGGCAACGACGGCGGCGTCTACCGCTCCGACAGCAACGGCGACAGCGGCTGGACGCACGCCGTCAGCGAGCCGTTCACGCAGCTCTACAGCGTGGCGATCACGGCGGCCGACACCTCGCGGATCTCCGGTGGCGCGCAGGACAACGGATCCCTGCGGTCGTGGGGCGGGACGCGGTTCAACGAGTACTTCGGCGGTGACGGCCAGGAGAACCTGATCAACCCGGCCAACGACAACATCGTCTTCGCCTGCCTCCAGTACGGCGCGTGCGCGCGGTCGACCAACGGCGGCACGTCGATGACCGAGTTCACCACCACCGCCGACCGCCGCAACTGGTTCACGCCGGTCCAGTTCGACCCCACCAACCCGAAAGTCATGTACTACGGCGGAAACCGGCTCAACCGGTCGACCGACGGCGGTGTCACCTGGACCGCGATCAGCCCCGACCTGACCGGCGGCCCCGGCAAGGACGACTACCCGTTCGGCACCATCACCACCGTCGCCGCGGCCGGCGACCAGCACACCGTCTGGGTCGGCACCGACGACGGACGGGTCTGGGTCACGCACGATCTCGGCACCACGTGGACCAACGTGCTCACCGGTCAGCCTTGGGTGACGCGGGTCGTCGTCGATCCGCAGAACCCGGACTCGGCCTACGTCACGCTGTCCGGCTACCGCTCGGGTTCGCGGCAGCCGCATGTGTTGCACACCAGCGACAACGGCAGCCACTGGACGGACCTGTCCGGAAATCTGCCGCAGGCGCCGGTGAACACGCTCGTCATCGGCGCGGGAGGCCTCCTCTACGCCGGCACCGACCAGGGCGTCTTCGTCGGCACGGCCGGATCCGCCCAGTGGGCCCGGTTGGGCCAGAATCTGCCGCTGGTGCCGGTCGACGACATCGCCTACGACCCGTCGCACCATCGACTCGTGATCGCCACGTTCGGGCGCGGCTTCTACTCGCTCACCGTCGCCTGA
- a CDS encoding ATP-binding protein, protein MDHGSAVPRVVVGREGELAALRSALARVRAGAGELVLVRGEAGIGKSTLVEAFCDEIRGQGVAVLVGAGWDEGGAPTYWPWVQVMRRAAAAGAGPAIDGFGAALSPLWPGAGEVASSDRFSLYEAVTLVLDSIADAAPVVVVLEDLHAAGCASALMLEFVARHCRHTRLLLVATYRDAEVRLDPELSAVVERLAEHGAELAPRPFARPEVEALMAGAPAELVDQVLDRTQGNPLFVMHVLRQLDRDSPAGTDIPAGLRQAIRRRAERVAGGVTAALDAAAVLGGEIRVGLVAGVLGEPPDAVRRAFDEAVRADLLGRDPAGPDRYVFTHSLVRDVLYDDQKSTGRAALHLAVGQALAADPHVATPTLARHFLAAWPVGGQVEALHYAGQAGDEAVAALAYEDAVAHYRQAIVAVGRSTADTTTDRVDLLLALASALQRSGRLAEARREADHAVELAASLDDPERYSAAALLRAEHLDFNTVDEDVINLLRRADLAWAGAATPTRGRVLARLAVASIHADRPTAAGHARSAVSVAESCGAPATLAIALSAQLYVAWGAHDPVQALAAGARIAELGRAAGDSALTLDGEMWRLVFTLECGDLDQADAVLAELDRLAADLRRPTVLHLALSRRSTLGALHGRLADARDLAREAWELAQRCGLPDADAVYWGQLFSVWRFGGLDADDAEHMERMLVDLVEHSRLRAAHEAALVLILIERGEHEDARARFARMVAELPDLPHDMVYVWTLCLLAGGCAALEDRDAAAVLRAALTPFAGRFAVPAGAVSCLGSVELSLAQVTALTGRDDEAREHFEAAVAAHRAAGTPAWLALSCLEFARFLSRQGERTKARSLAEEGERLARVHRLDALLTGPVVTASISMAREGDVWTVRQGDVVVRLPRSRGLAHLAELVRNPGQDIAAEQLATTPGNTESVSDVDVHIGQTADVVLDATARAAYRRRLHDLDEEIDQAAAWHDTERKAGLEVERDFLVRELAAAVGLGGRPRRLGSDAERARVNVTRAIRTAIRRIADQAPELGATLDAAVRTGTHCRYDARAGDPAQAAGIGGQATVSE, encoded by the coding sequence ATGGACCACGGATCGGCTGTTCCCAGGGTTGTGGTCGGCCGCGAGGGCGAACTCGCGGCGCTGCGGTCCGCGCTCGCCCGGGTGCGCGCCGGGGCGGGCGAGCTGGTTCTGGTCCGCGGCGAGGCCGGCATCGGCAAGAGCACGCTGGTCGAGGCCTTCTGCGACGAGATCCGAGGTCAGGGCGTTGCGGTGCTGGTCGGCGCCGGCTGGGACGAGGGCGGCGCGCCGACGTACTGGCCGTGGGTGCAGGTCATGCGCCGGGCGGCGGCCGCCGGCGCCGGGCCGGCGATCGACGGGTTCGGGGCGGCGCTGTCGCCGCTGTGGCCGGGCGCCGGCGAGGTCGCGAGCTCCGACCGGTTCTCCTTGTACGAAGCGGTCACGCTGGTGCTGGACTCGATCGCGGACGCCGCGCCCGTGGTGGTCGTGCTGGAGGACCTGCACGCGGCCGGCTGCGCCAGCGCCCTGATGCTGGAGTTCGTCGCCCGGCACTGCCGGCACACCCGCCTGCTGCTGGTCGCGACCTACCGTGACGCGGAGGTCCGCCTCGATCCGGAGTTGTCGGCGGTGGTGGAGCGGCTGGCCGAGCACGGCGCGGAGCTGGCGCCGCGGCCGTTCGCCCGGCCGGAGGTCGAGGCCCTGATGGCCGGTGCGCCGGCCGAGCTGGTCGACCAGGTGCTCGACCGGACGCAGGGCAATCCGTTGTTCGTCATGCACGTGCTGCGCCAGCTCGACCGCGATTCGCCGGCGGGCACGGACATTCCGGCCGGCTTGCGGCAGGCGATCCGCCGCCGGGCCGAGCGGGTCGCCGGTGGTGTGACGGCGGCGCTCGACGCGGCCGCGGTGCTCGGCGGGGAGATCCGCGTCGGCCTGGTGGCCGGCGTGCTCGGCGAGCCGCCCGACGCTGTCCGCCGGGCGTTCGACGAGGCCGTCCGGGCCGACCTGCTCGGCCGGGATCCGGCCGGACCGGACCGCTACGTGTTCACGCACTCCCTGGTCAGGGACGTCCTTTACGACGACCAGAAGAGCACCGGCCGGGCGGCGCTGCACCTCGCCGTCGGGCAGGCGCTGGCCGCCGATCCGCACGTGGCGACCCCGACCCTGGCCCGGCATTTCCTGGCGGCCTGGCCGGTGGGCGGGCAGGTGGAGGCCTTGCACTACGCCGGCCAGGCCGGGGACGAGGCCGTCGCGGCGCTGGCCTACGAGGACGCGGTCGCGCACTACCGCCAGGCGATCGTCGCAGTGGGACGGTCCACAGCGGACACCACGACGGACCGGGTCGATCTGCTGCTCGCCCTGGCCTCGGCGTTGCAGCGGTCCGGCCGGCTGGCCGAGGCTCGCCGCGAAGCCGACCACGCGGTGGAGCTGGCCGCGAGCCTGGACGATCCCGAGCGGTACAGCGCGGCCGCGCTGCTGCGCGCCGAACACCTTGACTTCAACACGGTGGACGAGGACGTCATCAACCTGCTCCGGCGAGCGGACCTGGCCTGGGCCGGGGCCGCGACGCCGACCCGGGGCCGGGTGTTGGCCCGGCTCGCGGTCGCCTCGATCCACGCCGACCGGCCGACCGCGGCCGGCCACGCGCGGTCGGCGGTGTCGGTGGCCGAATCCTGCGGCGCCCCGGCGACGTTGGCGATCGCCCTGTCCGCGCAGCTCTACGTCGCGTGGGGTGCGCACGATCCCGTCCAAGCGCTGGCGGCCGGAGCTCGGATCGCCGAGCTGGGCCGAGCCGCCGGCGATTCCGCCCTGACGCTCGACGGCGAGATGTGGCGGCTGGTGTTCACGCTGGAATGCGGCGACCTCGACCAGGCCGACGCCGTGCTCGCCGAGTTGGACCGCCTCGCCGCTGACCTGCGCCGGCCCACGGTCCTGCATCTGGCGCTGTCCCGGCGGTCAACCCTAGGCGCGCTGCACGGACGGCTGGCCGACGCGCGCGACCTGGCTCGGGAGGCGTGGGAACTCGCCCAACGCTGCGGGCTGCCCGATGCCGACGCCGTGTACTGGGGCCAACTGTTCTCGGTGTGGCGGTTCGGCGGCCTGGACGCGGACGACGCCGAGCACATGGAGCGCATGCTGGTCGACCTGGTCGAGCACTCCCGGCTCCGCGCCGCCCACGAGGCCGCCTTGGTGCTCATCCTGATCGAGCGCGGCGAGCACGAAGACGCCCGTGCGCGTTTCGCGCGGATGGTGGCCGAGCTGCCCGATCTGCCGCATGACATGGTCTACGTGTGGACGCTCTGTCTGCTGGCCGGTGGTTGCGCCGCGCTCGAGGATCGAGACGCCGCGGCCGTGCTTCGCGCGGCTCTCACGCCGTTCGCCGGCCGGTTCGCTGTCCCCGCTGGCGCCGTCAGCTGCCTGGGGTCGGTTGAGCTGAGTCTGGCGCAGGTAACCGCGCTGACCGGCCGTGACGACGAAGCCCGGGAGCACTTCGAGGCCGCCGTCGCCGCTCATCGCGCGGCCGGCACGCCGGCCTGGCTTGCCTTGTCCTGCTTGGAGTTCGCCCGCTTCCTCAGCCGCCAAGGGGAAAGGACCAAGGCGCGGTCGCTGGCCGAGGAGGGCGAACGGCTGGCCCGGGTGCACCGCCTTGACGCACTCCTGACCGGTCCGGTCGTCACCGCCTCGATCTCCATGGCGCGCGAGGGTGATGTCTGGACCGTACGGCAGGGTGATGTCGTCGTGCGGCTCCCCCGCAGCCGCGGGCTGGCCCATCTCGCCGAGCTGGTCCGCAACCCCGGCCAGGACATCGCGGCCGAGCAGCTGGCCACCACCCCGGGCAATACGGAGTCTGTGTCCGATGTGGACGTCCACATCGGACAGACAGCGGACGTCGTGCTCGACGCCACCGCCCGCGCCGCCTATCGCCGCCGGCTGCACGACCTGGACGAGGAGATCGATCAGGCCGCCGCTTGGCACGACACGGAGCGCAAGGCCGGTCTCGAGGTCGAGCGCGACTTCCTGGTCCGTGAACTGGCCGCCGCGGTCGGTCTCGGCGGCCGGCCCCGCCGCTTGGGGTCGGACGCCGAGCGGGCCCGGGTCAACGTCACCCGGGCCATCCGCACGGCGATCCGCCGCATCGCCGACCAGGCGCCCGAACTCGGCGCCACCCTCGACGCCGCCGTGCGCACCGGCACCCACTGCCGCTACGACGCCCGTGCCGGCGACCCCGCTCAGGCCGCCGGCATCGGCGGTCAGGCGACGGTGAGCGAGTAG
- a CDS encoding class I SAM-dependent methyltransferase → MDEQQAAEFTGRVLTDTAAAATTVLAAFGDRLGLFKDLAAQGPATSAQLAGRTGLNERYVREWLGGMYAAGYLTYQESDQRYTLPAEHVPTLATEPGPAFFGGVHQELLGAVQRYDQVLAAFRVGGGVHAEHLHPDVAAGTSRFTAQWHRNLLVQDWLPRVPETAAKLRAGGHVADVGCGAGLAVTTLAEAFPSATFVGYDVSPAAVEAARHHAKQAGIEDRVRFEVRDAAAGLPEHFDVVTTFDVVHDAVDPLGLLRSIREGLRPGGRYLCLDINCSADPAENAGPIASLLYGFSLLYCMTTSLAEDGAGLGTLGLPEPALRDLATRAGFSAVDRVAMDNPFNSLYELTR, encoded by the coding sequence ATGGACGAGCAGCAGGCAGCCGAGTTCACCGGACGCGTGCTCACCGACACCGCCGCCGCCGCGACCACCGTGCTGGCCGCGTTCGGCGACCGCCTCGGCCTGTTCAAGGACCTGGCCGCCCAGGGTCCGGCCACCAGCGCCCAACTCGCCGGCCGCACCGGCCTCAACGAGCGGTACGTGCGGGAGTGGCTCGGCGGTATGTACGCCGCCGGCTACCTCACGTACCAGGAGTCCGACCAGCGCTACACCCTGCCGGCCGAGCACGTGCCCACCCTCGCCACCGAGCCCGGGCCGGCCTTCTTCGGCGGCGTGCACCAGGAGCTGCTCGGCGCCGTGCAGCGTTACGACCAGGTGTTGGCCGCCTTCCGCGTCGGCGGCGGCGTGCACGCCGAGCACCTGCACCCCGACGTCGCCGCCGGCACCAGCCGGTTCACCGCCCAGTGGCACCGCAACCTGCTCGTGCAGGACTGGCTGCCTCGGGTTCCCGAGACCGCGGCCAAGCTCCGCGCCGGCGGCCACGTCGCCGACGTCGGCTGCGGCGCCGGCCTCGCCGTCACCACGCTCGCCGAGGCCTTCCCTTCCGCCACCTTCGTCGGCTACGACGTCTCACCCGCCGCCGTCGAAGCCGCCCGTCACCACGCCAAGCAGGCCGGCATCGAGGACCGGGTCCGCTTCGAGGTCCGTGACGCCGCCGCCGGCCTACCCGAGCACTTCGACGTCGTCACCACCTTCGACGTCGTCCACGACGCCGTCGACCCCCTCGGCCTGCTCCGCTCCATCCGTGAGGGCCTGCGCCCCGGTGGCCGCTACCTCTGCCTGGACATCAACTGCTCCGCCGACCCCGCCGAGAACGCCGGCCCCATCGCCTCCCTGCTCTACGGCTTCAGCCTGCTCTACTGCATGACCACCTCGTTGGCCGAGGACGGCGCCGGTCTCGGCACCCTCGGCCTGCCCGAGCCCGCCCTTCGCGACCTCGCCACCCGTGCCGGCTTCTCCGCCGTCGACCGCGTCGCCATGGACAACCCCTTCAACTCCCTCTACGAACTGACTCGGTGA
- a CDS encoding ATP-binding cassette domain-containing protein has translation MTNLAIAVSGLRKAYKDKVVLDGVDLEVGTGTVFALLGPNGAGKTTAVNVLTTLTAADGGEVRVAGYDVGKEAKEVRRAIGVTGQFAAVDELLTGEENLRLMVDLSRRAEEGVVGRLLERFELGEAAKKAAGTYSGGMRRKLDLAMTLVGDPKIIFLDEPTTGLDPRSRRTMWEIVKELVGEGVTVFLTTQYLEEADQLADRVAVLDGGRVVAEGTPEELKRRIPGTHIRLRFTNVEELEAAARVLTDGKREDEALTLRVPGDGGTRSLRVLLDRLDEYAVSAEELSVHTPDLDDVFLALTGHATEVSA, from the coding sequence ATGACGAATCTGGCGATTGCGGTGTCGGGGCTGCGGAAGGCGTACAAGGACAAGGTGGTGCTGGACGGGGTGGACCTGGAGGTGGGGACGGGGACGGTGTTCGCGCTGCTGGGGCCGAACGGGGCGGGGAAGACGACGGCGGTGAACGTGCTGACGACGCTGACGGCGGCGGATGGGGGAGAGGTGCGGGTGGCGGGGTATGACGTGGGGAAGGAGGCGAAGGAGGTGAGGAGGGCGATCGGGGTTACGGGGCAGTTCGCGGCGGTGGATGAACTGCTGACGGGGGAGGAGAACCTGCGGCTGATGGTGGATCTGAGCCGGCGGGCGGAAGAAGGGGTCGTCGGGAGGCTGCTGGAGCGGTTTGAACTGGGGGAAGCGGCGAAGAAGGCGGCGGGGACGTATTCGGGAGGGATGAGGCGGAAGCTGGATCTGGCCATGACGCTGGTGGGTGATCCGAAGATCATCTTTCTGGATGAGCCGACCACGGGGCTGGATCCGCGGAGTAGGCGGACGATGTGGGAGATCGTCAAGGAGCTGGTGGGGGAAGGGGTGACGGTTTTCCTTACCACGCAATACCTTGAGGAAGCGGATCAGCTGGCGGATCGGGTGGCGGTGCTGGACGGCGGCCGGGTGGTGGCGGAAGGCACTCCGGAGGAGCTCAAGCGGCGGATCCCGGGAACGCACATCAGGCTGCGGTTCACGAACGTGGAGGAGCTGGAGGCGGCGGCGCGGGTTCTGACGGACGGGAAGCGTGAGGACGAAGCGCTGACGCTGCGGGTGCCGGGCGACGGGGGGACGAGGTCGCTGAGGGTGCTGCTGGACCGGCTGGACGAATACGCGGTCAGCGCGGAAGAGCTGTCGGTGCACACGCCGGACCTCGATGACGTCTTCCTTGCCCTGACGGGCCACGCGACGGAGGTGTCGGCGTGA
- a CDS encoding ABC transporter permease, protein MKTPSMVMLRRNLKHVARNPTSVFNAVLMPVVVMLMFVYLLGGAFSVGVDYVDYATPGMLLLAVCYGLGAVATSVNADMTKGVINRFKVMDVSRGAVLTGHVVASVLTNLVAIGAIIGVAFLLGFSPAASLLDWLGVLAVVLLLAVAAGWFTVALGLFAKSPETAGLAAVPLVMLPFFSSAIVPAAKMGPGVREFAQYQPFTPIIETLRGLLDGTPAAGDAIAAVAWCLGIAVVGYLWARSTFTKRA, encoded by the coding sequence ATGAAGACCCCATCGATGGTGATGCTGCGACGCAACCTCAAGCACGTGGCCCGGAATCCGACCTCGGTGTTCAACGCGGTGCTGATGCCGGTGGTGGTGATGCTGATGTTCGTCTACCTGCTGGGCGGCGCCTTCAGCGTGGGCGTGGACTACGTCGACTACGCGACGCCGGGCATGCTGCTGCTGGCGGTTTGCTACGGCCTGGGCGCGGTGGCGACCTCGGTGAACGCGGACATGACCAAGGGCGTGATCAACCGGTTCAAGGTCATGGATGTCTCCCGCGGCGCGGTGCTGACGGGCCACGTCGTCGCCAGTGTGCTGACCAACCTGGTGGCCATCGGGGCGATCATCGGAGTGGCTTTCCTGCTGGGCTTCAGCCCGGCGGCGAGCCTGCTGGACTGGCTCGGCGTGCTCGCAGTGGTGCTGCTGCTCGCGGTGGCGGCGGGCTGGTTCACGGTGGCGCTGGGACTGTTCGCGAAGTCGCCGGAGACGGCGGGGCTGGCGGCGGTGCCGCTGGTGATGCTGCCGTTCTTCAGCAGCGCGATCGTCCCGGCGGCGAAAATGGGGCCGGGCGTAAGGGAATTCGCGCAGTACCAACCGTTCACGCCGATCATCGAGACGTTGCGGGGACTGCTCGACGGCACGCCGGCGGCCGGCGACGCGATCGCGGCGGTCGCCTGGTGCCTCGGTATCGCGGTGGTCGGCTACCTGTGGGCGCGGTCCACGTTCACGAAGCGAGCGTGA